TCTTTTTAAGTTCAAGGCGTAGAATGCAGATCAAATTCTTAACGCTTACCTTGAGCTAAAAAGAATGGTTAAAGAAAAAGCACCGTTGGAGCGGTGCTTATTTCAGAGTTTGTGTATTAACTTCATACTCCGCCACAGAGTAAAGTGATGTTAAACACGATTATTTGATTTAGATTATACCACCTTACAACGCATTTGCAAGAGTTATTAACCTAAAACACCTCAAAAAATCGTGCTTAACATTGCTTAACTAAAAGAGTTTAGCAATTATGAGTAAATCGATAAAACCACGTAAGAAAAAATACCGTACATTTGGTTATACATCAACGCTTAAAGCAACTGTTTACAACAAAGCTAACAAGAAAAAACATCGTAATAATTTGCCTTATTTTATGCAGAATAATCAACGTAAAGATTACGCCTACATTATTTGGTTTTTCTTGCAACGTCTCGAAACTCACGACATTAACAAAAATGCGTATTTAAATGCCTTACGTTTAGCAAAATATCAACGTGAGGCGATTCGCCGTGAACGCCGAGAAGTGTTGGAAGTGCTTTTCGCTAATTTGCTTTCTTATTGTGATTTTTCTCCTGACAGCAATTACCTATTTGAGGTGCGAGCTAATATCGAACATTTAGCGAAAATGTGCAATCAATCCTATCTATCCTGGGATAATAAAAACGGTAAAAAACGTGTTCGTTATGACACTATCTTAAATGCTATTAATATGCTTGAAGAAGCCGAACTGATTACTGTTTTGCGTGAATACGATAAGGCAGGAAGAAAACACAAAGCGATGAGAATTTGGCTTAATGTAGAATTTTTCTTAATGTTTGGGATTACCGAAAAACAATTAAGAAAATTACTTGTTGATTTCCACAAATACCAATTTGTAAATAATCGCTTGGATAAAACATTTAAAGAATATGAGAAACATTTGGCTAAATTAGAGAATAAAAGCGTTGCTGATATTAAAACTCATCATTCTTTACGCAACCTTTTAATTAAACGCCGTAAAGATCTATTAGGCGAACATATTATTAAATTTGTATCACAACGTAAACCAACCGATTATTTATCTTTTAACATTGAGAGCGATGTTTTTAAACCTTGCTTCCGTTCTTTTGCTGATTGTAATACACCTGAAGAAGTTTACAAACTTCAAAAACGTTTATGGGATAAAGAGCGAATACGAGAGCGAGCAAGGCTTAAAGCTGCAAATGATAGAGCGTATAGTAAAGCCTTAATGCAAAGCTATACCGATGAATTGCAGAGATCATACGCTTAACTTTAAATGATAAATATTTATTTATAAAGTTATTCCTGGTTAATAAAACAGGAATAAATAAACTCGTCTTCTGTATAAAATTTGGTTATAATTAAACCTGTTTTATATTTCCAGCTTTTTTCAAAATTCAAATTTTAGTGTTAATATTGCTTTTCTTTTTGTTTTGTTTATAAATTTGTTAGTATGCTGATGATAAGTTATTTATAATTTATAATTAAATTCGCCCTTATATTCGGCACTTAACGTTACTTTGTAATTTTATTTTTATAAATAAAAAATAAAGGAACAGAAAAATCAAAGATTTTTCTTAAAGATAGTACCCACGCTAAAGCGTGGGCAAACACCAGCATTAATAAACATTAGAGGTAACAGTATGCAACCATTTTAAGATATTTGCTCTTTCGTTTGTCAAGGTCAAGCCCTATCGGGTTGGCTTCGCCAAACCTTGACAACCGACCGCAAATTCTTAATAGTTTTGCATACCGTTACCCCTTCAAGCGTGCTTTTGCACGTTCTTTTGACTATTTCTATCCTTTGCTTTTTAACCTCTTTTTGGTTCATTATGTCTTTTATTCTTGGAGTGTTCCTTTTCTGTGGACTTCCTACGCTTCTTCTGTAAAGTAAGATCGTTAAGGGGTTCGGCAGGGGGGGAATATGGGTAGGCTTTCCGCTGGTTACGACTGTACGCCCGAAAATATCAGCCAACCACGAATGAGATCCGCAGATTTACCGCTCCGCTGCATTAAGGCTTGCAGCCTTAATAATCCGCATAAAAAATAGTCAATTAGATTAAAAGGTATAAAAAAGACTTGAAAAAGATATATAAAAGATGTATTATATTCACAGTTAAGGACGAGATGACGACTTAACTATAACGCCGAAAGGCAATCTTTTAACCAAAGCCCATAGGGGATTTATTATGAATAACTCAAAAATATTAAAAATCGTTCAAGAAATTGCAATTTCATTAGATATTAGACTTAACAAGAAAGAAAACATATATTCAGGTTTACACTTTGAAAGCCGAATAAGAGGTGTTGAAATTTATCTTTATTTTAACTATCAAACCAAAGATAAAAACAAAGTTCAAGCCTATTTATTAGTAGGAACCAATGATAATTATGAGCCTTATTTTTCAAAAAAAATTACGTTCAATGATACAAAAAGCGACAAAGC
Above is a genomic segment from Volucribacter amazonae containing:
- a CDS encoding replication protein, whose protein sequence is MSKSIKPRKKKYRTFGYTSTLKATVYNKANKKKHRNNLPYFMQNNQRKDYAYIIWFFLQRLETHDINKNAYLNALRLAKYQREAIRRERREVLEVLFANLLSYCDFSPDSNYLFEVRANIEHLAKMCNQSYLSWDNKNGKKRVRYDTILNAINMLEEAELITVLREYDKAGRKHKAMRIWLNVEFFLMFGITEKQLRKLLVDFHKYQFVNNRLDKTFKEYEKHLAKLENKSVADIKTHHSLRNLLIKRRKDLLGEHIIKFVSQRKPTDYLSFNIESDVFKPCFRSFADCNTPEEVYKLQKRLWDKERIRERARLKAANDRAYSKALMQSYTDELQRSYA